Proteins from a single region of Urocitellus parryii isolate mUroPar1 chromosome 4, mUroPar1.hap1, whole genome shotgun sequence:
- the LOC113194265 gene encoding mas-related G-protein coupled receptor member X2-like yields the protein MNTTVPAWITRAIKLITIVTSSLNLQNVTRILFWLTILIAFFGIAVNAVVVWLLGFHIHRTPFSVYLLNLAIADFLFLCCYVIVILHPLINIFHFMLTQMFKFFIIIGIFAYIASLSMLSAISIERCLSVLFPIWHHCRCPRHTSTIMCALLWALTLLLSFLDGSHCGFLLMEMNVALCQTSEFILSTWLLVLFVVLFGSSLALLVRILCGSRRKFVTRLYMTTGLTVLAFLLGDLPFGLQNLLISLFHIDLDISSGYAFVVSYTLSSINRCTNPIIYFFVGSFRHQFQGRQNLKLILQRALQDTPEDDQCVDPPSRQALQMSGRTVGH from the coding sequence ATGAATACAACAGTTCCAGCCTGGATAACCAGAGCCATAAAACTGATTACAATTGTGACCAGTTCTTTAAATCTTCAGAATGTGACCCGGATCCTATTCTGGCTGACTATTCTCATTGCCTTCTTTGGGATTGCAGTAAATGCAGTTGTGGTCTGGCTCCTGGGTTTCCACATACACAGAACCCCCTTCTCTGTCTACCTCCTCAACCTGGCTATAGcagactttcttttcctttgttgctATGTTATAGTGATTCTGCACCCTTTAATCAACATCTTCCATTTTATGCTCACCCAGATGTTcaaattttttatcattattggGATCTTTGCCTACATTGCAAGCCTGAGCATGCTCAGTGCTATTAGCATTGAGCGCTGCCTGTCTGTCCTGTTCCCCATCTGGCACCACTGCCGCTGCCCAAGACATACATCAACTATAATGTGTGCCCTGCTGTGGGCCCTGACACTACTGCTGAGCTTCTTGGATGGGAGTCACTGTGGTTTCCTGCTTATGGAGATGAATGTTGCTTTGTGTCAGACATCTGAGTTCATCCTTTCTACATGGCTGCTAGTTTTATTTGTGGTTCTTTTTGGGTCCAGCTTGGCCTTGCTGGTCAGGATCCTCTGTGGCTCCAGGAGGAAGTTTGTGACCAGGCTGTATATGACCACTGGGCTCACAGTGTTGGCCTTTCTCCTTGGTGACCTACCCTTTGGCCTCCAAAATTTATTAATATCATTGTTTCACATTGATTTAGATATATCATCTGGGTATGCCTTTGTAGTATCATATACCTTATCCTCCATTAACAGATGCACCAACCCCATTATTTACTTCTTTGTTGGCTCCTTTAGGCATCAGTTTCAAGGACGGCAGAACCTCAAGCTGATTCTTCAGAGAGCTCTGCAGGACACACCGGAGGATGATCAGTGTGTAGATCCTCCTTCTCGGCAAGCCTTACAGATGTCTGGAAGGACAGTGGGACACTAA
- the LOC113194266 gene encoding mas-related G-protein coupled receptor member X2-like, producing MDPTIPALWSEITTMNGSDPAVPPQCGKEKLILRLLTFIIASVGLAGNAVVIWLLGFCIRRNVFSIYILNLAGADFFFLCCHLIGSLVTFINFFHSNSVAIPEFLNTVMIFYYIAGVSMLSSISTERCLSILCPIWYRFHRPRHMSTIMCAVLWALSLLLSILEGVYCGFLLRDSDTDRCQAFDFICVAWLIILVVILLGSSLVLLVRILCSSRPMLLTRLYVTILITALVFFLLAVPLGIFWFLLYWFYNDINSLPCRFLLVALVMSCVNSSANPIIYFFVGSFRQRQRQSLKLILQRALKDTPTADLSNP from the coding sequence ATGGATCCCACCATTCCAGCCTTGTGGAGTGAAATTACAACAATGAATGGAAGTGACCCAGCTGTTCCTCCACAATGTGGCAAGGAGAAACTTATCCTGCGTTTGCTGACTTTCATCATTGCCTCTGTTGGGCTGGCAGGAAATGCGGTTGTTATCTGGCTCCTGGGCTTCTGTATACGCAGGAATGTCTTCTCCATCTACATTCTCAACCTGGCTGGAGCTGACTTCTTCTTCCTCTGCTGCCACCTTATAGGATCTCTGGTGACATTCATCAACTTCTTTCATTCAAACTCAGTCGCCATCCCAGAGTTCTTAAACACTGTGATGATCTTTTATTACATTGCAGGCGTGAGCATGCTCAGCTCCATTAGCACTGAGCGCTGTCTTTCTATCTTGTGCCCCATCTGGTATCGTTTCCATCGACCAAGACACATGTCAACTATCATGTGTGCTGTGCTCTGGGCTCTGTCCTTGCTGCTGAGCATACTGGAAGGGGTCTATTGTGGTTTCTTGTTGAGGGATTCTGACACTGATAGGTGTCAGGCATTTGATTTCATCTGTGTTGCATGGCTGATTATTTTGGTTGTGATTCTGCTTGGTTCCAGCCTGGTCCTGTTAGTCAGAATCCTCTGTAGCTCCAGGCCAATGCTGCTAACTAGGCTCTATGTGACCATTCTGATCACTGCACTAGTCTTCTTCCTCCTTGCTGTGCCCCTAGGCATTTTCTGGTTCCTATTATATTGGTTTTATAATGATATTAATTCATTACCTTGTAGGTTTCTCCTGGTGGCCCTTGTCATGTCCTGTGTTAATAGCTCTGCCAACCCCatcatttacttttttgttggCTCCTTTAGGCAGCGGCAGAGGCAGTCCCTCAAGCTGATTCTCCAGAGGGCTCTGAAGGACACTCCTACAGCTGACCTCAGCAATCCCTAG